The following nucleotide sequence is from Nitrospira sp..
TTGGGGACCGACCATCTGATCCATGTCTGGCGATCCGGTACGGCCACGGAAGCCTCGTTTGAAGAGACCGAGTACCCGATCGAAGCCGTTCGCTGGATTCGGCACCATCGCAGCGAACTCGGCAGCAGAGTCTATAACGACTATGGCCACGGTGGCTTTCTGCTGTGGCAATTGCCGGGCGAGCGCATCTTCATCGACGGCAGGATGCCGGCGTGGCACCTCGGAGACCGTTGGATTTTTCGGGACTATGTGGAACTGAACCGGGAGGAGGCGCCGACGCTTGTACTATTGGATCGATACGAGGTGGACTGGGCCATCACGCAACGCGGCGGTCCGGTCGCTCGTGCGTTGGAATCTCAGCGAGGATGGCGCACCCTCTACACCGATGAAAAGGTGGTCATTCTGCGCCGTCCGGCCTGATTCGCTGCCGTTGCTCTGTTACGGATGGGAGGGTTCGATGGACGCCAAGGCCGGTTCGATCGGCTGTAAGAGCTCACGGCTTCGAGGATGGTAGAACCCCTCTGCCTCACGCCTCCGAATCTCCAGCAGTTCCTGCAGCATCGTGAAACCGTCCCGCCAGACGCGGACTTTGGAGCCCGGCTGGTCGGCCCAATTGACCGGCACTTCCGCGATGCGGTAGCCGCGTCGCTGGGCGACGTAGAGCACTTCGAGGTCGAATGCATACCCATTCACGCAGGTCACCGCAAACAGGTCCTGGGCTACGGAGCGGCGGAACAACTTGAATCCGCATTGGGTGTCGGCGAGGGGAAGCCCAAGACGCTGCACCATGCCATTGAAGGTCGTTCCCAATGCGCTGCGCAGCCAGCGCGCCTGAACGGTGTAGCCCGGTTGCCGTGAGGCCAAGGCGCGTGATCCGATGGCCAGGTCTGCCCCCGCCTCAAGCGCCTGCTCCAAGTGGGAGAATTCTTCGATAGGGGTGGCCCCGTCGGCATCCGTAAACAGTTGCAGCAGTCCCCGCGCTGTCTGCATGCCATGGCGGACGGCGGCCCCCTTTCCCATGTTGTTGGGCAGGCGAATCAGCCGAATCTGCGGAATCCGTAGGGCCGCAGACTCCACCTCTCGCGCGGTTCCGTCCAAGCTGCCGTCGTCGACGACGAGGATTTCATAGGCCAACCTGCGTTGGGTCAAATGGGTTGCGATATGCTGGAGAGTCGGGGGGAGGCGATGGGCTTCATTGTAGGCCGGGACGATGACCGAGAGATACGGCGCTTGAGTCGAGGTGAGTGTCACGCGGAGACAGCCTCCAGCCGGAGTGTGTTGCTGCCGATGGTCCTTGACGCGTCGCTGTTGGGCCGACACGGTAGCCGAGCCGGAGGGGAATTGCAAGCGCAGCGTCACGGTTCTTGACAGGCTCCCCCTCCGGAGGCGATCGTGATTGGGCGCGAGGCCGTGCGCACGGAATGAAGCGGAAGGAGGCCTGTCATGTCCCGCTATCGTACCCGGCTTCTGGTCCTGATCGGCGTCATGCTGTCGGTGGGCTGTGCAGGGCCCACTCCCGCTAGTCGGCTCGCCCAGTACGTACCGATTTCCAGGCCGGGTGACTCCGCACTCACCCGGTTACCGGATCAGCGGCCTGTTCGAGCGACGTTGGTCCTTATCGCCGATCGTTCAGAGTCGGAAGCGCCGCCGTTGTTACCGGAGGTGGTGCAAGAGCGGTTGGCCGAGAAGCTGCGCGAGGACATCAATCGGGGCTTTCCCATTGTCATCGAGCGGGTCGTACAGTTGGGGGAGATTCCGGCCGGAGGGGCCAAACTCGATTGGCGAACCGTGGCCGGGCAGCAGGGGGCGGAGTACCTCGTGGTGGCGGTGTTATCCGGTGTGGAACAGGAGTATCCCGTCTCCTTGTTCCTAGGCTGGACGACTCATCGTCAGCCGGGCGTGCGGCGGGATCACTGGGCGCTCGTTGAGGCCGCGTTGATCGAGGGCCGGAGCGGGCGAGTGGTGCTGCAGGCGGAAGGGCGGGCCTGGGCGACGTTGGATCGTCCCACGGCGCCGGGGATCTCGCAATGGTACCCTGTCATCTATTTGCGGCCGCAGGATCCGGAGCGGCGCATCTGGCCCTCCAACTACGAGGTCGCCCCGGTGACGCTCCAAGTCGTCGCCACGGAACGGGCCGCCAAGCGGTTGGCGGACAATCTCCAGCGGGCGTGGGTGGAACGGCGGGATGTCGAACTGGCTTCCATGTCTCGGTGATGCAACGGCTGCGGCGCCGCTCTGTCGAGGTTTTTCCTCTTTGAAGGCGATTCTTGGAATAGTGTAGAATGACACGTTCAACGTCGAGAGGCAGTCAGTCTCCCTCATCTTCAGGCTTCCGGAGGAGTCACATGGTGTATCGACATCGGCGCAGTAAGGTACTGTCCGTGCTCGCGGGTCTCACAATGGTTGCCGCTACATTTCCGGTCGGAGGATCGCTGACCGGGTATCAGGCTGAGGCGGCCGGTGTGCCCCCGGCGTTTGCCCAGGGATTCTCTGAAATCGTCAAGGCGGTGACCCCGGCAGTGGTGAATATTGCCGTGACCGGCGGCGGAGAGGGGCGTCGCGAAGGTCGTCGCCAACTCCCGCCTGGTGGACCCTTCGGCGGACCGCCTCCCGGTGAAGAACCTCCCGGCATGGAACCGCCGGGCCCTCCGGGTGGACCTCCGGAACGCGGACCGCATCGGCCGGATCAGAGCGCCGGCTCCGGCGTTATTCTGGATCCGAACGGCTATATCGTGACGAACAATCACGTCGTGGAAGGTGCAACCCAAATTACCGTGACGCTGTCCGATCGGCGTGAGTTTCCAGCCAAGATCGTTGGTACCGATCCCAAGACCGACCTGGCCATCATCAAGATTGAGGCCAAGGACCTGAGTTCCTTGAAGTGGGGGGATTATGAAGAGCTGCAGGTCGGCGATCTCGTGTTGGCCGTGGGCAGTCCCTTCGGCCTCAGTTCCACGGTGACGCTCGGCATCATCAGCGCATTGGGCCGAGGCAACGTGGGCATCGCCGACTATGAAGATTTCATTCAAACCGATGCGGCCATCAATCCGGGAAACTCCGGCGGCGCACTGGTCGACATGCGAGGGAAGCTGATCGGGATCAATACGGCGATCTTCTCGCGAACCGGCGGGTCGGAAGGCATTGGCTTCGCCATCCCTAGCAGCATTGCGACGGACATCGTGGACAGCCTGACCAAGACCGGGAAGGTGGTTCGGGGCTGGATGGGGGTCGCCATTCAGGAAATCACGCCGGCCCTCGCCAAGTCGTTCAAATTGCCCGAGCAGCGCAAGGGCGTCTTGATCAGCGACGTAAACGAGAACGGGCCGTCCCATACGGCCGGCATGCGCCGGGGCGATGTGGTCATCGCCTTCAACGGCAAGGAAGTGCAGAGCGTCAGCCAGTTGCGGAACCTCGTGGCCCGCACCGGGGTCGGGAAGGAAGCCGACATCAAGATTTTGCGCGACGGCAAGGAGCAAACCTTGAAGATCAAGGTCGCGGAGCGACCGTCGGATGAGGTGTTGGCCAAGCGGGAGCCGGGTCCGTCCAACGCGCCCACTGAGACCGTGAAGCCGCCGGACAATGTCTTGGCGTCCTTGCGTGTGCAGATGCTCGATGCGGCGATGCAGAGCCAGCTGAATTTGCCGGCCAAGACCAACGGGGTGGTCATCAGCTCCGTCGAGGCGGGCAGCGCCGCCGAAGCGGCAGGGCTGCAGCGCGGTGATGTGATCCAGGAAGTGAACCACGAGGTGGTGAAGAGCCTGGAGGACTATCAGAAGGCCTCCGCCAAGGTGAAGAAAGACGAGATGGTCGTCCTCTTGCTGAGCCGGCAGGGGAATAACCTGTTCGTAGCCGTCAACCCGAAGTAAGGGATCGGTTTTGTGAAGGCTCATGGCTGACGGGTTCAAGTTTCAAGAGTGGCTGCAAGACACGGTCTTTAAGCCGCTTGAAGACAAAAAAATGCCGGTCATGGAGCATTTGGTCGAGCTCCAGGTCCGGCTGACGCGGGCCGTCATCGTGACGGCGATCATCTTTGTCGGCACGTTCTTTTACGCTGACACGCTCGTGAAGTGGATCCGGGTACCGCTACAGAACATGTTCGTGCCCGGGTCCCTCTCGTGGGTTCCGACGGATCTCCCTACCGTTCCCTTCGTCTTTCTCGCGCCGGCGGAAGCCCTCTGGCAGAACGTCAAGGTGGCCGGCCTCTTTGCTTTGGTGCTTGGAACCCCCTACATCCTGATTGAGTTCTGGCACTTCGTGGTGCCCGGTCTGCATGTCCAGGAGCGGCGGTTCGTGGGCCCCTTCGTGATTCTCAGCACGTTGGCGTTTTATCTGGGGCTGTTGTTCTCCTTCTTCTTCGTCTTGCCCTTCGCCCTCAACTTTTTGATTTCCTACGGGGTCAATGCCGGGTTCATTCCGCAATTGTCGATTGCGCAATATGTCGGCTTCGCGCTCTGGTTCTTGCTGGTCTTCGGATTCATTTTCGAGGTGCCTCTGGCCATTACGCTGCTGGCGAAGTTGGGCTGGGTCGATGCCCCCCTGTTGAAACGGTACCGAAAGTGGGCGTTCCTGACGGCGTTCATCTTCGCGGCCATCCTGACCCCGACGCCGGACCCCTTCAACCAATGTTTGATGGCGCTGCCGATGTACATCTTCTATGAAGTGGGCATCGTGAGCGCCGGCATTTTCAATAAGAAGTCTGCCGCAACTTCAGAAGAGAGCCTGGTGCCGGCTGTTGCGCCGGTAGGACAGGCGGCCGCCAAGCCGGTTCCCCCTGTGTCGTCCGGTGGCGGTGAGGGGGATTATGTCGGTGTGCCCATGGGGGGCAGTCGCCGAGGGTAGGGCGACCAAGGATGCAAGGGACGAGGCCTGCCTCGTTCGACTCACGAACAGGGTGATGATTCACGAGGAGCGATTAGGATGCCACGCGAGTTAAATATTATCTCTCAGCCGGGTTCCAGCAGCGGGGGTGACGCCTGTACCTACATGTGGGCCTGCGCCATCTGCGACGAAAATGAAACATGCCAGAAGGATAAGGAAGGCCATAGCCGGTGGCTCGTCGCCAAGCGCATGGAACGGATCGAATACAAAGTGCTGGTGATGAGCAACAAGGGCGGGGTCGGCAAGAGCACCTGCACCACGAACTTGGCGGTGAGTTTGGCGCTCAAGGGATGGCACGTCGGGATTTGCGATATGGATATCCACGGACCCAACATTCCGAAAATGGTGGGGGCGGAAGGCCAGAAGCTCAAGATCAGCACGTCGGGCGGCATCATTCCCTTCCAAGCCTACAATCTCAAGATCGCCTCGATGTCGTTTCTGCTGCAGAATCCAGACGATCCGATCATTTGGCGCGACGCGTACAAGTATGAGTTCATCAACCAACTGTTGGGCGGCGTGGAGTGGCAGGATCTGAACTTCCTGCTGATCGATTTGCCTCCGGGAACCGGCAACGAATCGGTGACGACCATCGATCTCCTGGGCAATGTCAGCGGCGCGGTCATCATCACGACGCCGCAGGAAGTCGCCTTGCTCGATTCCCGCAAGTCGGTGACCTTCTGCAAGGACAGCGAGGTGCCGATCATCGGTATCGTCGAGAATATGAGCGGGTTGGAATGTCCCCATTGCCATCAACATGTAGAGGTGTTCCGCAAGGGCGGCGGGGAGGCGTCGGCAGCGGATATGGGCGTGCCGTTCCTGGGCCGGATTCCGCTGGATCCGGACGTGGTGATGCAGAGCGACGCTGGGGAACCCTTCGCGCTGTTCAATTCCGATACGGCGACGGCCCAGGCGTACCATGACATTGCCAACCAGGTTGAAGCCTTCTGTAAGAAGAGCGGCAGCCTGGTGAAGCTGGCTCCCCGCCACCATCACTGAGGAGTGCACGTGTGAAAGCCCCAGATGCCACCAGCGGTTTGACCCCGCTCCACGAGGCGCAACGGATTGTCCTCGAAGCGACTTCCCCATTGGGGCTGGAAAAGATCTCCATTCTGGATACGCTCGGGCGGGTGTTGGGTGAAGACATCATCGCGGAGCGGCACAATCCGCCATGGGACAATTCAGCCATGGATGGGTTTGCCGTCCGGTCTGAAGACCTCAAGCAGGAGCATTCGATCGCCAAGCCGGTCACCCTCACCGTGATCGAGGACGTGCCTGCCGGGAAAATGCCCACCAAGTCCGTCGGCCCTGGACAGGCTATCCGAATCATGACCGGCGCGCCCATCCCCAAGGGAGCCGACGCCGTCGTGAAGGTTGAGGATACCGAACATACGCCGGATTCCGTGCGGATCTTCAAGCCCGAGGCGCGGGGCTCGAATATCAGGCCGCAGGGCGAGGACGTTAAAGAGGGAGACTGCATCATCCCCAAAGGCACCACGATCCGTTCCGGCGAGGCCGGAATGCTGGCGATTTTGGCCAAGTCCTTCGTGCTGGTGTATCAGCGTCCGCGGGTGGCGATTCTCTCGACCGGCGACGAATTGGCCGATTTGGATGAACGGTTCAGCGAAGAAAAAATCATCAACTCGAACAGCTATGGTATCGCCGCCGCCGTGCAGGAAGCCGGTGGGATTCCCCTCTTGTTGGGGATCGCGCGGGACAATCCCGCTGCATTGAAAGAGAAAATTTCACACGGCCTGAACGCCGACATCCTGGTGTTGTCGGGCGGCGTCTCGATGGGGGACTACGACTTCACGAAGGCGGTGTTCCGCGACCTGGGCGCCGAGATGAATTTCTGGAAATTGGCGATCCGGCCCGGTCAGCCGCTGGCCTTCGGGAAGATTCAGGGCAAACTGGCCTTCGGCTTGCCGGGCAATCCGGTCTCGTCGATGGTGACATTCGAACAGTTGGTGCGACCGGCCATGTTGAAACTGTCCGGT
It contains:
- the tatC gene encoding twin-arginine translocase subunit TatC, yielding MADGFKFQEWLQDTVFKPLEDKKMPVMEHLVELQVRLTRAVIVTAIIFVGTFFYADTLVKWIRVPLQNMFVPGSLSWVPTDLPTVPFVFLAPAEALWQNVKVAGLFALVLGTPYILIEFWHFVVPGLHVQERRFVGPFVILSTLAFYLGLLFSFFFVLPFALNFLISYGVNAGFIPQLSIAQYVGFALWFLLVFGFIFEVPLAITLLAKLGWVDAPLLKRYRKWAFLTAFIFAAILTPTPDPFNQCLMALPMYIFYEVGIVSAGIFNKKSAATSEESLVPAVAPVGQAAAKPVPPVSSGGGEGDYVGVPMGGSRRG
- a CDS encoding molybdopterin molybdotransferase MoeA, producing the protein MKAPDATSGLTPLHEAQRIVLEATSPLGLEKISILDTLGRVLGEDIIAERHNPPWDNSAMDGFAVRSEDLKQEHSIAKPVTLTVIEDVPAGKMPTKSVGPGQAIRIMTGAPIPKGADAVVKVEDTEHTPDSVRIFKPEARGSNIRPQGEDVKEGDCIIPKGTTIRSGEAGMLAILAKSFVLVYQRPRVAILSTGDELADLDERFSEEKIINSNSYGIAAAVQEAGGIPLLLGIARDNPAALKEKISHGLNADILVLSGGVSMGDYDFTKAVFRDLGAEMNFWKLAIRPGQPLAFGKIQGKLAFGLPGNPVSSMVTFEQLVRPAMLKLSGARHYGRPLVEAVFQEKFSKRTDRRHFLRGVLWREGGLFKVRTTGDQGSGILTSMVKANCLIDIPVETERVNPGDVVTVQLLSGSVWMEEAAPASSIGHRPSCC
- a CDS encoding Do family serine endopeptidase translates to MVYRHRRSKVLSVLAGLTMVAATFPVGGSLTGYQAEAAGVPPAFAQGFSEIVKAVTPAVVNIAVTGGGEGRREGRRQLPPGGPFGGPPPGEEPPGMEPPGPPGGPPERGPHRPDQSAGSGVILDPNGYIVTNNHVVEGATQITVTLSDRREFPAKIVGTDPKTDLAIIKIEAKDLSSLKWGDYEELQVGDLVLAVGSPFGLSSTVTLGIISALGRGNVGIADYEDFIQTDAAINPGNSGGALVDMRGKLIGINTAIFSRTGGSEGIGFAIPSSIATDIVDSLTKTGKVVRGWMGVAIQEITPALAKSFKLPEQRKGVLISDVNENGPSHTAGMRRGDVVIAFNGKEVQSVSQLRNLVARTGVGKEADIKILRDGKEQTLKIKVAERPSDEVLAKREPGPSNAPTETVKPPDNVLASLRVQMLDAAMQSQLNLPAKTNGVVISSVEAGSAAEAAGLQRGDVIQEVNHEVVKSLEDYQKASAKVKKDEMVVLLLSRQGNNLFVAVNPK
- a CDS encoding glycosyltransferase family 2 protein, which codes for MTLRLQFPSGSATVSAQQRRVKDHRQQHTPAGGCLRVTLTSTQAPYLSVIVPAYNEAHRLPPTLQHIATHLTQRRLAYEILVVDDGSLDGTAREVESAALRIPQIRLIRLPNNMGKGAAVRHGMQTARGLLQLFTDADGATPIEEFSHLEQALEAGADLAIGSRALASRQPGYTVQARWLRSALGTTFNGMVQRLGLPLADTQCGFKLFRRSVAQDLFAVTCVNGYAFDLEVLYVAQRRGYRIAEVPVNWADQPGSKVRVWRDGFTMLQELLEIRRREAEGFYHPRSRELLQPIEPALASIEPSHP
- a CDS encoding Mrp/NBP35 family ATP-binding protein, with amino-acid sequence MPRELNIISQPGSSSGGDACTYMWACAICDENETCQKDKEGHSRWLVAKRMERIEYKVLVMSNKGGVGKSTCTTNLAVSLALKGWHVGICDMDIHGPNIPKMVGAEGQKLKISTSGGIIPFQAYNLKIASMSFLLQNPDDPIIWRDAYKYEFINQLLGGVEWQDLNFLLIDLPPGTGNESVTTIDLLGNVSGAVIITTPQEVALLDSRKSVTFCKDSEVPIIGIVENMSGLECPHCHQHVEVFRKGGGEASAADMGVPFLGRIPLDPDVVMQSDAGEPFALFNSDTATAQAYHDIANQVEAFCKKSGSLVKLAPRHHH